The sequence GAAGGACACGTCGCTTCAATGCGCACGCCATTCCAATCGAGCCAGAGCCGATTCAGTTCCACGGCAACCACCTGACCCTTGATCATATTACTCAGACCTAACATGCGGGCCACACGTGTATTCGCCGGAAAGCGACATACGGCATCAAGCGTACCAATTTGTTCAATCTGACCTTCGCGGAGAATGGCGATACGCTGCCCGACGGCAAACGCATCATCAAGATTATGGGTGACGTAAATCACGATCAACCCACGCTCGGCCTGGAGTGTACGCAAATCGGCGTGCAACTGATCGCGTACCGGCTGATCAAGCGCCGAGAATGCCTCATCGAGTAGCAAAATTGGTGACTCGGTTGCCAGTGCTCGTGCAATTGCCACTCGTTGCTGTTGTCCACCCGATAATTCGTGCGGTTTCCGATGGGCCAGATGGGCCAAATTCATCCGTTCAAGCAGCTCGTAGGCCTGTCGCCGTCCCTGCGCATCGTTACCCGTCGGAAATGCTACATTTTCCAGCGCTGTCATATGGGGAAACAGCGCATAATGTTGAAACACGTAACCTACCCGCCGACGGCGGGGCGGCAGGTTGATCGACGCGAGACTGGAGCGTCGTTGAAAGAAGATGGTCTGATCCAGAATGATTTGCCCCTCGTCAGGCGTCATCAGCCCGGCAATCGCTTGCAGAGTCTGGGTCTTGCCTGCTCCCGAAGGGCCAAACAACACGAGAATTTCGGCTCCGACCTGCAATTGGATTGCCAGGGTCAGATGGGGAAACCGACGACGAATATCAACGTACAATTGCGGTTGCTTCCTGGTCATTCTGTAACACCTCTGACAGTGGAGTTACTACTTCTGGTGAACGTTCCAGTCTTCTCACCCACCATAATCCAACAAACGCAATTGCCGTCATCACCAACACCATCAGATTGGCATCCTGGTACCGTTGGGCCTGCACAGCATCATAGATCGCAATCGGTAGCGTCTGAGTACGACCGGGGATATTCCCGGTTACCATCAGGGTCGCGCCAAATTCACCCAATGCTCGTGCTGCACCCAATACAATACCGGCGATGATCCCTCTTCGTGCCAACGGGAGTGTGATCTGCATCAGAATCCGCAGCTCACCGGCGCCTAATGTACGCGCTGCCTGCTCTAGTCGCGGATCAACGTTTGCCAGGGCAGCCCGACTACTCTGAATCATCAGTGGTA comes from Chloroflexus sp. Y-396-1 and encodes:
- the modB gene encoding molybdate ABC transporter permease subunit, which encodes MNWSAFWLSLQVAAVATVCIISIGLPLALWLARTNFPGQTILETILMLPLILPPSVVGYYLLLALGRGSPLVEWFHIRLLFSWPAAVVAAVVVGLPLMIQSSRAALANVDPRLEQAARTLGAGELRILMQITLPLARRGIIAGIVLGAARALGEFGATLMVTGNIPGRTQTLPIAIYDAVQAQRYQDANLMVLVMTAIAFVGLWWVRRLERSPEVVTPLSEVLQNDQEATAIVR
- a CDS encoding ABC transporter ATP-binding protein, which gives rise to MTRKQPQLYVDIRRRFPHLTLAIQLQVGAEILVLFGPSGAGKTQTLQAIAGLMTPDEGQIILDQTIFFQRRSSLASINLPPRRRRVGYVFQHYALFPHMTALENVAFPTGNDAQGRRQAYELLERMNLAHLAHRKPHELSGGQQQRVAIARALATESPILLLDEAFSALDQPVRDQLHADLRTLQAERGLIVIYVTHNLDDAFAVGQRIAILREGQIEQIGTLDAVCRFPANTRVARMLGLSNMIKGQVVAVELNRLWLDWNGVRIEATCPSPAPTVGSQVTAFVRSEEIRLVYPDRPMTRFVDHNLLSGRIVERRPGRRLYHVWVEVGTTMIEIAHPYTAYTGLDTSIGQIVQIGFRPESVVIIPEAGRLITTQQPIAQPISEYHR